In Zingiber officinale cultivar Zhangliang chromosome 6A, Zo_v1.1, whole genome shotgun sequence, a single genomic region encodes these proteins:
- the LOC121996088 gene encoding carbon catabolite repressor protein 4 homolog 4-like isoform X2 translates to MVYVKSSYFPHSPSSCLKWKARSESVLTDLKNLNADFFCIQELDEYNSFYKSKMESLGYSSLYIKRVGKKRDGCGIFYKPSSAQLLEMEEIDYNDLANCANTVSAIRNNKILDLEEKDAQIQDSEKQQSNDPLVRLKRDCVGLLAAFKLNDPSGHIIVVADTHIYWDPNWIDVKLAQAKYLLSRLSQFKELVSTKFTCTPSVLVAGDFNSTPGDEVYQYIVSASEAAPIKLSSLYATNGGEPPFTNCTPDFTGTLDYIFFSACRLKPVSLLEVPGRDSPDIVGGLPNYHHPSDHLPIGAEFLVLHSS, encoded by the exons GTGGAAAGCACGTTCAGAATCTGTTCTAACTGACTTGAAGAACTTAAATGCTGATTTTTTCTGTATACAG GAGTTGGATGAGTATAATAGCTTCTACAAAAGCAAAATGGAGAGCCTTGGGTATTCAAGCCTTTATATTAAAAGAGTTGGGAAGAAACGCGATGGATGTGGAATCTTTTACAAGCCAAGCAG TGCACAGTTGCTTGAAATGGAGGAAATTGATTACAATGATCTTGCCAATTGTGCGAATACGGTTAGTGCAATTAGGAACAATAAAATATTGGATCTTGAAGAAAAGGATGCACAAATACAAG ATTCTGAGAAGCAGCAATCTAATGATCCGCTTGTGAGATTAAAACGTGATTGTGTGGGATTATTAGCAGCTTTTAAGCTAAATGATCCTTCTGGCCACATTATTGTAGTGGCAGACACTCATATTTACTG GGATCCAAACTGGATCGATGTAAAGCTTGCACAGGCTAAGTATCTTCTATCAAGACTTTCACAGTTTAAGGAGCTTGTTTCAACTAAGTTCACTTGTACCCCTTCAGTGCTTGTTGCTGGTGACTTCAATTCTACTCCTGGAGATGAG GTCTATCAGTACATTGTATCAGCTTCAGAAGCAGCCCCTATCAAATTGAGCAGTCTTTATGCAACAAACGGGGGAGAGCCACCGTTTACAAACTGCACCCCTGATTTCACTGGAACACTGGATTACATTTTTTTCTCAGCTTGTCGTCTGAAACCAGTAAGCCTATTAGAAGTTCCAGGCCGCGACTCGCCCGACATCGTTGGAGGGTTGCCCAACTACCACCATCCCAGCGATCATTTACCAATCGGTGCCGAGTTTTTAGTCCTCCATTCTTCATGA